From a single Capsicum annuum cultivar UCD-10X-F1 chromosome 12, UCD10Xv1.1, whole genome shotgun sequence genomic region:
- the LOC107849556 gene encoding putative clathrin assembly protein At4g40080: protein MGKRKITNLRELIGAIKDKASQSKATLLSKPTNLSLHLAVLRATTHAPSSPPEDHHISTLLTRGDSSRATASALIIILMNRLNQTGDSIVALKCLIVIHEIIKRGPFILQDQLSIFPATGGRNYLKLSDFNDFSTTTTFTLSSWVRFYSRYVETLLCTSRVLGYFLSSCCSCSGDRKDGQEERISSMLNQILIRDLDSLVQLVEELVKLPDTLLLEGNRLLYEVLGLLGSDYLSTVNELLLRLSEFKERLGCLSFGDSVELSYILKRLNECRERLSILFSIKKPSIELLWSSVSELSSKIDDLKVEKAGRKLLTLGKSSESARFGNRVMKFGDSIQFSSGRYEMNNLPLMVVERRNRRN, encoded by the coding sequence ATGGggaagagaaaaataacaaatctaAGAGAACTCATAGGTGCCATTAAAGACAAAGCTTCACAATCCAAAGCAACTTTACTATCTAAACCAACTAATCTCTCCCTCCACCTTGCTGTCTTGCGCGCCACCACTCACGCGCCGTCATCGCCGCCTGAAGACCACCATATCTCCACCTTACTCACCCGCGGTGACAGCTCACGCGCCACCGCTTCTGCGTTAATCATCATCCTCATGAACCGGCTTAATCAAACCGGAGATTCCATCGTTGCTCTAAAATGCCTTATAGTTATTCATGAGATTATTAAACGTGGACCGTTTATTTTGCAAGATCAGTTATCAATTTTTCCGGCTACCGGTGGCCGGAATTACCTTAAACTTTCCGACTTCAATGACTTTTCCACCACAACGACCTTCACGTTATCTTCATGGGTTAGGTTTTACAGCAGATATGTAGAAACCCTGCTTTGTACTTCCAGGGTTTTGGGCTACTTCCTCTCCTCCTGCTGCTCGTGCAGCGGGGATCGGAAGGACGGCCAGGAAGAGAGGATCTCATCTATGctaaatcaaattttaataagaGACCTCGACTCCTTGGTTCAGCTTGTGGAAGAACTGGTCAAGCTGCCGGACACGCTTCTGCTCGAGGGCAACAGGCTGCTCTACGAAGTTCTTGGATTGCTGGGGAGCGATTACTTGTCAACGGTGAACGAGTTGCTGCTACGACTCAGTGAGTTCAAGGAACGACTCGGTTGTTTGAGTTTTGGTGACTCGGTCGAATTGAGTTATATATTGAAGAGATTAAATGAATGTAGAGAGAGATTAtcgattttattttcaattaaaaagCCTTCGATCGAGTTATTATGGAGTTCGGTATCTGAGTTGAGCTCAAAAATTGATGATTTGAAGGTCGAAAAAGCAGGACGTAAGTTATTAACTTTGGGTAAATCGAGCGAGTCAGCTCGGTTTGGTAATAGAGTTATGAAATTTGGTGACTCGATTCAATTCTCTTCAGGAAGGTATGAAATGAATAATTTACCTCTTATGGTTGTTGAAAGAAGAAATCGGAGAAATTGA